In Sphingobacteriaceae bacterium, the following proteins share a genomic window:
- a CDS encoding transcriptional regulator, protein MQGQLLIAHPLLHDSFFNRSVVYLTNHGEDGAIGFSLNFRTQFVLRDVRPQVINGNFPIFDGGPVAKNQLFFIHTLGHDIADSVHIGNNIFMGGDFNELIHMIDHGQVKSHEVRFFAGYSGWGENQLEGEIKSNHWLINTPEDSSFFSNEPDDLWGLQLSEVKGSYSIFADFGSDPSMN, encoded by the coding sequence ATGCAGGGACAACTTCTTATAGCACACCCTTTACTACACGACAGTTTTTTTAACCGGTCTGTTGTTTATCTCACTAATCATGGAGAGGATGGGGCTATTGGATTCAGCTTAAATTTCAGAACGCAATTTGTACTCCGCGACGTTCGTCCGCAGGTAATAAATGGCAACTTTCCAATTTTTGACGGCGGCCCGGTTGCTAAAAATCAATTGTTCTTTATCCATACGCTAGGGCATGATATTGCAGACTCTGTCCATATAGGAAATAACATCTTTATGGGTGGAGATTTTAATGAGCTCATTCATATGATAGATCATGGCCAGGTAAAATCGCATGAGGTACGGTTCTTTGCGGGCTACAGCGGCTGGGGAGAAAACCAATTGGAAGGCGAAATTAAAAGTAATCACTGGTTAATAAATACACCTGAGGACTCTTCTTTTTTTAGCAATGAACCCGATGATCTTTGGGGATTGCAATTAAGTGAAGTAAAGGGAAGTTACAGCATTTTTGCTGATTTTGGGTCAGATCCTTCCATGAATTAG